One segment of Triticum aestivum cultivar Chinese Spring chromosome 2A, IWGSC CS RefSeq v2.1, whole genome shotgun sequence DNA contains the following:
- the LOC123184497 gene encoding 2-oxoglutarate-dependent dioxygenase 11-like, which produces MEVESARASDSVSESRWSKLAVTLPVRNVQALAASTGELTAEVIERYIQPDIDAFAVLDEHSDEVPVIDVSKLSSPESVEAEAAKLKFACAEWGFFQVVNHGIPDEVIMGMKHDIQKFFQLPPDVKNAYAQRQGDLQGYGQAFVVSDDQKLEWADMFALFAQPPEARDMSYWPCEPHTFRNFIEKYSSEVMKLAHSLGVFVAKTLDLNPELVEDKHVAQFLRMGYYPPCTPMPEKVLGFKPHSDMSFLTILLEVNSVQGLQIRRHGAWIPVKPCRDALLVNVGDLLEIMTNGKYKSIEHRVTINAHKERLTVSAFHLPNYDGIVSPILETREEKLLYKTVKVEEYARLFFTNKLEGKRALDHAKLSQ; this is translated from the exons ATGGAGGTAGAGTCAGCGAGAGCGAGTGACAGCGTCAGCGAGAGCAGGTGGTCGAAGCTGGCTGTGACGCTTCCCGTCAGGAACGTCCAGGCTCTCGCGGCGTCCACCGGCGAGCTGACGGCCGAGGTGATTGAGCGGTACATACAGCCGGACATCGACGCGTTCGCTGTTCTCGATGAGCACTCCGACGAGGTTCCGGTGATCGACGTCAGCAAGCTTTCGAGCCCCGAGTCCGTCGAGGCAGAGGCCGCTAAGCTCAAGTTTGCCTGTGCGGAGTGGGGATTTTTTCAG GTTGTAAATCATGGAATACCAGATGAGGTCATCATGGGTATGAAGCATGACATTCAGAAGTTTTTTCAACTCCCCCCCGATGTTAAGAATGCATATGCTCAGCGGCAAGGGGATCTTCAAGGTTATGGTCAAGCGTTTGTTGTCTCTGATGATCAAAAGCTAGAATGGGCTGACATGTTTGCGCTCTTCGCCCAACCACCCGAAGCCCGTGATATGAGTTACTGGCCATGTGAACCCCATACTTTCAG GAATTTTATTGAAAAGTACTCTTCGGAGGTGATGAAACTTGCTCATTCTCTTGGCGTCTTCGTTGCAAAAACACTAGATCTTAATCCTGAATTGGTTGAAGACAAACATGTGGCGCAATTTCTCAGGATGGGCTACTACCCTCCATGCACGCCAATGCCAGAAAAGGTTTTAGGCTTCAAACCGCATTCTGATATGTCATTCCTAACTATTCTACTGGAAGTTAATTCAGTTCAAGGCTTACAAATTAGAAGGCATGGTGCATGGATACCTGTGAAACCATGTCGCGACGCACTATTGGTGAATGTGGGTGACCTTCTTGAG ATTATGACAAATGGGAAGTACAAGAGCATTGAGCACAGGGTTACCATAAATGCCCACAAGGAGCGACTAACCGTGTCTGCATTTCACCTCCCAAATTATGATGGAATAGTTTCACCAATTTTGGAAACTAGAGAAGAGAAGTTGTTATACAAGACAGTGAAAGTAGAAGAGTATGCAAGACTTTTTTTCACAAACAAACTTGAAGGAAAGAGAGCCCTAGATCATGCGAAGTTATCCCAATAA
- the LOC123184498 gene encoding 2-oxoglutarate-dependent dioxygenase 11 has protein sequence MEAEAASGSAGESSWSKVGTSLPVTSVQALVASAGELTVDKIGRYIQPDIDAHAVLPELSDEVPVIDLSKLLSAESAEAEAAKLRFACAEWGFFQVVNHGIPDEVITGIKQDIQNFFQLPLKVKNEYAQRLGDLQGYGQVFVVSDDQKLEWGDRFALFIQPPQARDMSYWPSQPHTFRNCIEQYSSEVMKFTHSLAILIAKTLEVDPKLVADKLASQFLRMNYYPPCTSTPEKVLGLSPHSDGSFLTILLEVNSVQGLQIRRHGAWIPVKPHCDALLVNVGDLLEIMTNGKYKSIEHRVTINAHKERLSISAFQIPNYDGIISPILETAEEKILYKTMKVGEYLRLYFSNKLEGKSALDYAKLSEI, from the exons ATGGAGGCGGAGGCAGCGAGTGGTAGCGCCGGCGAGAGCAGTTGGTCCAAGGTGGGAACATCGCTTCCCGTCACGAGCGTGCAGGCTCTGGTGGCGTCCGCCGGCGAGCTGACGGTCGACAAGATCGGACGGTATATCCAGCCGGACATCGACGCGCACGCCGTTCTCCCCGAGCTGTCCGACGAGGTTCCGGTGATCGACCTCAGCAAGCTCTTGAGCGCCGAGTCAGCTGAAGCTGAGGCCGCCAAGCTCAGATTTGCCTGTGCGGAGTGGGGTTTCTTTCAG GTTGTAAATCATGGAATACCGGATGAAGTCATAACGGGTATAAAGCAGGACATTCAAAATTTCTTTCAACTCCCCCTCAAAGTTAAGAATGAATATGCTCAACGCCTAGGGGATCTTCAAGGGTATGGCCAAGTGTTTGTTGTCTCTGATGATCAAAAGCTAGAATGGGGTGATAGGTTTGCCCTCTTCATTCAACCACCCCAAGCTCGTGATATGAGTTACTGGCCAAGTCAACCTCATACTTTCAG GAATTGTATTGAACAGTACTCTTCAGAGGTGATGAAATTCACACATTCTCTTGCCATCTTGATTGCAAAAACACTAGAAGTTGATCCGAAATTGGTGGCAGACAAACTTGCGTCTCAATTTCTCAGGATGAACTACTACCCTCCATGCACGTCAACCCCAGAAAAGGTTCTAGGCTTGTCACCACATTCCGATGGATCTTTTCTAACTATTCTGCTAGAAGTTAATTCAGTTCAAGGCTTACAAATTAGAAGGCATGGTGCATGGATTCCCGTGAAACCACATTGTGATGCACTATTGGTGAATGTGGGCGACCTTCTTGAG ATTATGACAAATGGGAAGTACAAGAGCATTGAGCACAGGGTCACCATCAATGCCCACAAGGAGCGACTATCCATATCAGCATTTCAAATCCCAAACTATGATGGAATTATTTCACCAATTTTGGAAACTGCAGAAGAGAAGATATTATACAAAACAATGAAAGTAGGAGAGTATTTAAGACTTTATTTCTCAAACAAACTAGAAGGAAAGAGCGCCCTGGACTATGCGAAGTTATCCGAAATATAA